The Bombus vancouverensis nearcticus chromosome 5, iyBomVanc1_principal, whole genome shotgun sequence genome segment TAATGTTGCTTAATTCAAGAAtgttaatatgtatataaaccACAACAAAACACGATCGTTAGAAAATTTAACCTAAAATTCATCAACCAACAACATTCCAGAATATTTCactaaattttagtttaaatagaACACTTTCTACAACATGACAAATTAACAAGTACTTTGTTCTTAATAGTGCTCCTTAAACATATTACAAAACTGAAACACATAATGCAAACTACTGCAACATTAGAGCCAGCATCTTCAAAATGGTtagtttaataatatattaatactaTGTCATATTCTTAATTTCCGTAAaagtatatgtacataaaataatTAACTCTCTATAGTACAAAAAGAATAAGGTTGCAAGTagctataaaaataataatagttcATGCAACAAATGTATTTGCATTGTACAGTTACTTTACCTTCAAACACTGAAGCATTGTTGCCATTTGTTGCAGCTTGAATATGcctaaaaaatttctttctaacAATAACATTTAACTGTGCAACAGCTTTTTATCAAAAAACTACACACTAATATTCGGACACTTGTTATCGTTCTGCAACCAGCAATTCATGGAAACAATTCGAAttgcaaaataatttttttaataattattttgtatgATTAGTActaggaaaaattaatattgatatttttataatacattaaGAAATTTAACATGTCACGAAGAGGAAAGAATACTAACTTTAAAAGAAGAAGATCGCCATCGAATTTAAGAAACAAGGAAAACAACTTCTGTCCGCTATTGTACAATTCAATGTAATTGTTACAAAGGAATTGTTCATGTATTTACGAGCAACATAAATGATTCATATTCTCTTAGAATAGGCAACACTATATTTAGATCGTCATCTCATATACAAAGCTACAAATATGGAAATAGTGCTGTATCCGAATATTAACATGAGTCATTGTACATGTATTCATGTAGAAAATTTTACCAAGAATCAGGGATACTTGAGCTGATTCTGAAATATCAATCATTTCAAGTTACTTTGACTAGGAGGAGCATCCCTTAAACTTTTTGTCATTTTCATCCGGCTATCTTTTCTTATTCTCAGTAACTTTATCTTCgccaaaaatgaaatgaaattttttctgCTTGATAGTATCCTTCGCAAATATCCAGTGAAGCAGGAATGTCACGAAGAAAAAACACCACTTATGCTACCGATATTTCTAATGATTCCTTTTGAAGAGAAGTCCTCTGAGGCGCCAAAAACATCGCACAAACAAACAAAGACGGGTGTGAGTGACATCCAAACTTCAGAGGTAAATTGTGGTCAGTACGTAATGTAAGGCTGATACAATTATAATTCAAACTTGATGAtccaaatatgtaaatgaaaaaGCAGGTGTGGTAGCCTGTGAAAAAtcgtaaataaattatattaaaaatctaTCTACTTCCTGAAATCTACCTGTGCATATCAGGATCTTCGAACATAAATTTCGTACATAGACCATGCATTTACAGTAGCTCGTATTAATATTCGGGCACCATGGCGTGTGGGGCATTACTATTATATTCTCGTAGAATAAGTAACACGACATTTAAATCATCCAGTTTTATACGATGCATCAAATACAGGAGTAGTGCCGTGTTCGAATATTAATGCGAATAACTGTGCATAATACGTACATCGATAATATCAACATAATGCAGTTCTCATATGtactaaatattaatatttatttcagcTCAGTCGTTTGAAATTTCCTGAAATGAGAAATGGTATTCTATCCACAAGATGTCATTGTGTACATAGAGATGGTCTTCAAGATTCTTGTCCACTGAGTCAATGTCAAAAAGAACCCGAATGCCTTGATAAACCATGGCCTAGTTGCTTACCAGCAAAATACTTACAATCTCGACATCCAGAACAGTATCCACCATCCAAAAACTGATACTGTCAATATTCTAAAGCTTATGTAACTTATGtgtatataatacaaatataataaaaatagtaatatataatagttGAGTAAAATAAcccatttattatttaaatatatttattactatattTATTGATGCTTTTACAACATACATTATTTATATGCATAAAAAGTATGCAAATATTGGAGAACACGTATAAAATTTTTAGATACATTTGTGATAACTGATATTCCACAGAAATATATAAACTATACATAGTAAAATAGACTCATAACAGAATGATGAAAGGAAAATGTATATTTGGCACATAagaaatagaatataataatgGATACATACTGATAAATATTTTGGTTAACATGGTAATGGACACAGCGGTAGACATGGTGATGGACACATTGATAGACACATTGATGGACAAGGTGAGGAACAGCATGGTGAACATGGCGGAGGACATAGTGATGGACATGGTGGAGGACATGACGGTAAACATAGTGATACACGCGGTGAGCATGGTAATGGACATGGTTGACATGGTGGACACGGGGGGCAAGGCGAACACAGTGGCGGACATGGCGGACATGGCGGACATGGCGGACATGATGGACATGATGGACATGGTGGACATGGCGGACACGGCGGACATGGCGGACACAATGATGGACATGGTGGACACTGTGGGGGGCAGCATGGTGTACATGGTGGTGGACATGGTTGTAGGCATGGTGGTGGGCATGGTGGTGGGCATGGTGGTGGGCATGGTGGTGGGCATAGTGGCGGGCATGGTGGCGGGCATGGTGGCGGGCATGGTGGCGGGCATGGTGGCGGGCATAGTGGCGGGCATGGTGGCGGGCATGGTGGCGGGCATGGTGGCGGGCATGGTGGTGGGCATGGTGGTAAACATAGTGGTGGGCATGATGGTGGGCATGGTGGTGGGCATGGTGGTGGGCATGGTACACAAATGTTGAAAGAAGTACAAGGTGGTACACAAGGAGCAATACTGCATGGTTGACAGGGTTGACAGGGTGGTAGTTCGATACATACAGGCTTACACTTCGTATTGCTTGAACATATTGCCTTTACATTTGTACAGCAAGATTTTTCTGCACCATTGCAGCATACCAATCTACAATAGGCAGCCAAAGCAGCTTCCCTTGCTTGATCAGCACAATAAAATTTCCTTAGTGCAACTTCCATATCTCCCAATTCTGTTAATTTCAACAACGCGTTGCGCCCTGGCATACAAACGGGATATAACTTTGTCATACATTCTGGTCTACCCATACAATCCCACACCATACATCTATCTTGTAAACCATTCCTTTTGATACATTCACATCTATATATAATACCTGCTCGAAAATCAAAACTTTTACATTGTTTAACTGGAAtctgaaatttaataattaaaatttagctCCATATATAAAttgatgtattaaaaaatataaaatgatagAAGGCATTTTTTCCCAAATTTGGTTACaattatttttagtattattcTATTTTGTAACAAGACACTTTCTGTACTGTTTCTGTACTAATTAATGAAGATTTTAatcttcattttaaaataaagcgAAAACCATATTCAAGAAAGTATCttcaaattttaatgaaacttagTATATGTACTGTACATGTGCATtcgttgtatatgtatatatgtgcacATATACTGTATATATATTGTTGGTTTCTATCAGCAAAACTGACTCAATCGATTTTTTTGTtaggaataaaaaaaatttatattgtaaAAAATTTCTTACGTTTCCTTTAACCAAGATAACTGTAtatattatgtttatttttcGTATCCCTTACTTTTTATGACAATAAATGATTTATACAAAAGCTGTGATTATTGACTCAGGTTTCTTCCCTACTGTACACATTACGCATTTTTAAATCGATTCGTACTTACACAATCAGAAATAGGTGCACAAGGTGAAGAACAAATAACAGGAGGAGGACAAGGTGGCTCATCCCATTCACATGCTTTTCTATAATgaacaaattataattttattcatgTTCGTAATTTAGTTTCAACATTTTCTTACTTTCTTTCCATAGAACTAATCAAACATTTTAATTGCGCTAATAATTCTCGTCTTCTATCACAATTAGGACTTTTTCCGTCACAAGGCATTTCTAATGGTAATTATGTTCAAATAattgaaaacaaaaattttgattttatccAAGTTTTATAAAAATCGAAGAATATGAATTTTGTTACATATTCATTATATTTTTAGCATATTTCCActctatttaatttatttttcgttttataacactggaatgatttatttaaaaaaaaacgacTACATCGTCTGAATATGTCTCCAACAcataataaatgaataatatcTTCGCATAAATTTCAATTGTCAGCTATTTCGTATAAATGGTATTATCAAAATTTCATGTATATGAcatcataaaaaataatatacaacaaaaaagcaataaaaaaggaaaacaatgTCTTGTGGAAGAAGTCCATTATCACGTTGCACACCATCTTGCTATCCGCCTCCTGCATCCTGTATCCAGTACCAGTTACCCTCTTGTCCGTCGTGTGTACCTTACCCATGTGTTCCACCAACTTGTGTAGCATGCCCACCACCATGTAAAATTACGATATGTACGCCACCAGTGCCGTGCGGACCTTGTCCACCAAAATGTATTCCATACTGTCCACCTGCATGTGCTGCACGATGTTTAACTAGAGTTACAGCACGATGTCTTAATTGAATTGTTTCAATGTtagaagaataaaaatttatgttgTTTTCGTCCGTCCGGCACAAATTAGGAACGATTACTATGCTAATTTGGatatcaataataaatatattttatactttggtTAGCAGCAGAACcttagatatatatgtatatatttatatattacatataacactatataattatgtaaatgaaatatataatcaTTTATACATGTTAAAAAAACAAGGCATAAGAGAATTTTATTACACAGATTTTGCAAGGTTACTATACCTCCAGCACGTGTTTCAAAACCAAAGATATATATCCCCAAAAGACCTTGTCGCAGACCTGGTTGTTTTCATAAACCAAAACCAAGATGCTGTCTGTACCTGTATTGGCGTCTTCCGTGTAAAGCTGACTGTTTTGAAGTGTAAAACCGTGTAGAAACTGACagataatataatgtaatgtaaatttgtttattttatattatcaacAATAAtgccaaatataatattgtagtacaatcttataataattttgaaaagcATCATCATATCACAACATTTGATGCTAATCATTAATGCTGATCACtgcaaaatattatttattgtttattacaattatagtgtcctaaaattaatgtaacaacataaattatttggatctcgagaaatacaatgaaataatataataaacattatatatatatatatatacttaatctaaagaaataaatttgaacGTATTACTATCCATTTTCAATAAAATGCCGTTTTCGTTTAATTTCGCAATAAATTCAGAGAAGTCACTCATCAAAATTTTCTTATCCGATACGATTTCACGCAATCTTTTCATAGAAAATATCTTACTATTGTTAGAAATTGCTTCTTTTCTTAGTATCTGTATAAATTCTTTAATCTTTGAACAAAAAATGCATATTAGTACATCACAGTCTCCCGTTATTGTAAATCTATATTAACTTACTTACTTTTCGATTAGTTATATTTCTTGTACTTGAGGATTGGCAATTTGTAATTTTGTCATCAAACGTATGTTGTAAAATTTCTATCACATCCAAAGCATCTGTTTCTATTGCCTCTGTACGTAATTCCAATTTTGCTCTAGCCTAtgtaggaattttaattttcgtttcatgagaaaaaagatatttcaattcaaaatctatacatatgtatatgcatagattaaaaattcaaaataacaAACACAAAAATAATGGAACCTCTGTTAATCGTATCATAGCTTCTAATTGTCTATTACAGACAGATAAACCACCAACTTTATTATTCTGATCTCGAAGctctaaataataattttgtaatatgtTAGCTGCTTCTTTAGTTAACTTCGGCTTAACATATTGCCGTGCATATGCAATATATTTTCTGAGAATTGACTGTGGAATGATATTCGTATTTTCTGCTATAGGAACTTTCAGTCTAtctctaaaaaatttatttataaaaaataaatacatgtTTATATATGTTGAACAATTATTATGTCTAATATGTTTTAATTACCTTAATGAAAGTTTAGTTGTATGTGGTATATTTATATGTTGAGACGTACTACTTTGCACACTATTAGTTGCGTTGAAATCACCATGAATTGACATAACATGATTACATAATAAATCATCTATATGCTATTGCAAACAGAAAATATAATCTTAATCAGAAGTATTCACTTGTGTATGTATAACTATTAAATATTAAGTAACACCTTATTCGGTTCatctaataatgaaaatattagatCAAAACGTGACAAGAGAGGAACACTCATTTTTAAGTTTTGCAGTACTGTTTTACTTCTATTAAATCGACCACCAATCGGATTAGCAGCTGCGAGAATTGATGCTCTAGCAGGAAGAGAACATATTATTCCTGATTTAGCAATGCTTACACTTTGTTGTTCCATAGCTTCTAATAAAACCTATAATTTAAACAATTTGCTTTTTAATATAAAGTGATAAACCATAATCAACTATTCATTATACGAATATGATATTAAGAATGCtaagtttttattaatttgatatttaataGTTTTATAGCAAAACAGCTCTAAATAGTTCTAACAGCTTTACCGAATGTTGTTTATGCATTTTGTCAAATTCATCAATACAACAACAGCCTCTATCTGTCAAAACTAATGCTCCTGGttctaaattaaatttattatttttattttcttttgttagCGTTATTGTCAAACCAGAAGATGTACTTGAATTTCCACACACATATACGCCTATAAAAATCATTGTTACAAATTCTTCgataatatatatatcgaaATATTGGCATCTTGATTTACATCACTTTTATTACCCGTAGCGATTAATGTATTAAAAGATATAAGATTCCATTCAAAAAAAAAGTTGACCTTCACATAATCTTTACGTGTTCATCTACAGGAAAATTAATAACATCGGAATATAAAGCCATTCAACTTTTATAATAGTAACTTCTAAAATAGCGACGTAAACCAAAAAATCAATATCTGCTCAGACATCCTctatacaattatataataaaattcttattCATTTTGTTGTACCTTTGACAGCAATTCGCTCGCAGGCTTGTAACATTTGCGATTTTCCAAGACCAGGATCACCAACTACTAATACATGAATATTTTCTCGTGATTCTGAGTTTTCTACATTTCCACCAAATAAGCTCAACATCAGTCCGGCCTTGACAATTTCATGACCATATATACTTGGACATAAAGAATGTACCAACAGCGGAAATATATTTGGTGTGTTATATACCTCCTATCAGAATTAATAAAACATAAATACTTCACAGGATAGATTACttaaattataacatatattttcaattcatatacctttattgctaaataatcctttattgacatttcattatttatgatatttttatCCTGAAGTCtttgtttattattaattatcgtaATAGCTTCCATGTACAAAGAAAATGAGATTTTATTTCGAGGCTTTGCATTATTATTACCCTATGTAACAAAGTATGTCAGATCATAACATTgtaatatgaataaaaaaacatagattatatgtttttaataaaatataggcGAATTATCTAAAACTAACGATGCAAAAATATGCTTAAAGacaaaaatatttagttaaaatgagaacattataaaatagaaaagttAGTTTCTCAAAAGAATTATTTGAATGTGAAACAATTCCTGTATATAAATGCCCTAACTTACTCAAGAATCGATTACAACAATGAATTAAACACTTAATTGCAAACATTGAAACTCTTTCGTAATCTACCACATATATCTAAGTACACTTTACCTTTATAATTCCTGTTAAAGTAATATCATCTCCAGGCATACAAGTATTGACTAAGTCATCCATTAATTCGATATCAATCGTTCTAGGCATACTTCCTTTACTGTTCTATACGAAAaaagatatgtacatatataaaacaCGCCAGCAATATTAATGAGTTATAAGTTAATTCATTTTCAACAGTTTTTAAATCTataagtaaaattatttattattttgtcgcAATATTATTCACACGATCTATATGAAAGAGTAATGCTATGAAGAATcaattcttttatattatttacgtTTATGATGAATTATTATGATGAATTATTATgactattttaaaaaatataattttaaaaaattgcatttgaataaaagtataaatttaattgttcgaaacaatttattcaaaaattattgaGTAGTTTTATACatagtatataacataataaatttattaaaatgaatTGTAACTCTGACCTTCATTTATATAAGCATACGCGcacaaaataaaaatgatcttttttatttataatagaaGTACAAACCTGATCGTTATTTGAAAGTTCTTGTATTTTAATCGTTTGAAATGAGATACTTTTCACCAATGATGAATCTAATATCACACGAAATTTAGATATGCCACATGTATTACATATTCTTGGAACTGTATAAACTCCTAATGGCTGTTTCACTATTTTCTGTAAATTACATTTACGACAAGCGAACATAATCCATTGCGCAAGATGTTTTATGTGGCCTACTCTTATTACACAGCCTCTAATTGATACTAATCTCCCTgttaagaaaattaaatatacaaaaacaGAATTAGGtcaaaattaaacaaaattatgaTCTTTATTACTCAAGGAATTGTATACATACCGTAAGAATTTGCTTTCAAATCTTGCAAACACATAATCGGTTGctgatttaatatttttattctaacaGTAGAAAGTGTACTTATAATATTTGCAGAGCTTAGACTTTTTCGTGGTACTGTACTTAAAATTTGCTAAAAATACAGAACTTAATATTTCGTGAATAAATAtactaattataaaaaatattataggtATACCTGATGTACAGCCAATTTAAAACAATTTAAGATATGCAATGGATTTTCAtatatatctttcttaaaatcagACCATTCATCCATAAAAATTGTATCATTGTATAATTCACATATgtcaataataaaaattatgccATTTTCTAAATTTTCCAACGAAAGTAATGTTGACAATCGTTGATGTCTGTTTATAAATCTTTCtactatttgtatttttttaacaGTATCAGAATCATTTTTATAAACTAAAAGACAAATTATTTTTCCAACATTATTACTTATCtatgaattatt includes the following:
- the LOC117159722 gene encoding uncharacterized protein LOC117159722, with product MQTTATLEPASSKCILRKYPVKQECHEEKTPLMLPIFLMIPFEEKSSEAPKTSHKQTKTGVSDIQTSELSRLKFPEMRNGILSTRCHCVHRDGLQDSCPLSQCQKEPECLDKPWPSCLPAKYLQSRHPEQYPPSKN
- the LOC143302665 gene encoding uncharacterized protein LOC143302665 yields the protein MVWDCMGRPECMTKLYPVCMPGRNALLKLTELGDMEVALRKFYCADQAREAALAAYCRLVCCNGAEKSCCTNVKAICSSNTKCKPVCIELPPCQPCQPCSIAPCVPPCTSFNICVPCPPPCPPPCPPSCPPLCLPPCPPPCPPPCPPPCPPPCPPLCPPPCPPPCPPPCPPPCPPLCPPPCPPPCPPPCPPPCLQPCPPPCTPCCPPQCPPCPSLCPPCPPCPPCPPCPSCPSCPPCPPCPPCPPLCSPCPPCPPCQPCPLPCSPRVSLCLPSCPPPCPSLCPPPCSPCCSSPCPSMCLSMCPSPCLPLCPLPC
- the LOC117159678 gene encoding DNA helicase MCM8, translated to MSNRKLNNFYKNKWYLGKKSSKSKKNYNDNQNDEKKYQRLDPIETYNLLNVDSTYVDFNIPYYGWKLFFSDEVYKNDSDTVKKIQIVERFINRHQRLSTLLSLENLENGIIFIIDICELYNDTIFMDEWSDFKKDIYENPLHILNCFKLAVHQQILSTVPRKSLSSANIISTLSTVRIKILNQQPIMCLQDLKANSYGRLVSIRGCVIRVGHIKHLAQWIMFACRKCNLQKIVKQPLGVYTVPRICNTCGISKFRVILDSSLVKSISFQTIKIQELSNNDQNSKGSMPRTIDIELMDDLVNTCMPGDDITLTGIIKGNNNAKPRNKISFSLYMEAITIINNKQRLQDKNIINNEMSIKDYLAIKEVYNTPNIFPLLVHSLCPSIYGHEIVKAGLMLSLFGGNVENSESRENIHVLVVGDPGLGKSQMLQACERIAVKGVYVCGNSSTSSGLTITLTKENKNNKFNLEPGALVLTDRGCCCIDEFDKMHKQHSVLLEAMEQQSVSIAKSGIICSLPARASILAAANPIGGRFNRSKTVLQNLKMSVPLLSRFDLIFSLLDEPNKHIDDLLCNHVMSIHGDFNATNSVQSSTSQHINIPHTTKLSLRDRLKVPIAENTNIIPQSILRKYIAYARQYVKPKLTKEAANILQNYYLELRDQNNKVGGLSVCNRQLEAMIRLTEARAKLELRTEAIETDALDVIEILQHTFDDKITNCQSSSTRNITNRKIKEFIQILRKEAISNNSKIFSMKRLREIVSDKKILMSDFSEFIAKLNENGILLKMDSNTFKFISLD